A DNA window from Candidatus Sulfidibacterium hydrothermale contains the following coding sequences:
- the rpmG gene encoding 50S ribosomal protein L33: protein MAKKNKDARIQVILECTEHKKSGMPGTSRYITTKNKKNTPERLELKKYNPILKRMTIHREIK, encoded by the coding sequence ATGGCCAAGAAAAATAAAGATGCAAGAATTCAGGTGATTCTGGAGTGCACTGAACACAAAAAGAGCGGCATGCCGGGAACTTCGAGGTACATTACGACCAAAAACAAGAAAAATACCCCTGAAAGACTGGAGTTGAAGAAATACAACCCGATACTGAAACGAATGACTATTCACAGAGAAATTAAATAA
- a CDS encoding DUF4295 domain-containing protein, with product MAKKVVATLQSTGKDYAKVIKAVKNPKSGAYTFKEEIVPTDKVKEYFAKK from the coding sequence ATGGCTAAGAAAGTTGTTGCAACATTACAGAGCACAGGAAAAGATTACGCAAAAGTGATTAAAGCGGTAAAGAATCCGAAATCGGGCGCTTACACTTTTAAAGAAGAAATTGTTCCCACCGACAAGGTGAAAGAATATTTTGCCAAGAAATAA
- the ftsY gene encoding signal recognition particle-docking protein FtsY, whose product MGLFSFFSSKEQKEELDKGLEKTRQSVFSKLSKAVIGKSKVDDEVLDELEEVLVTSDVGVETTLKIIDRIEARVARDKYLGVDELNRILKEEIVALLQENNSGDGADFELPADKKPYVIMVVGVNGVGKTTTIGKLAYNFKRAGKKVVLGASDTFRAAAVEQLKIWSERVGVPVVSQGMGADPASVAYDTVKSALAQDADVAIIDTAGRLHNKVNLMNELSKIKRVMQKLIPDAPHEILLVLDASTGQNAIEQARQFIAATEVNAIALTKLDGTAKGGVVIGISDMFKIPVKYIGVGEKMEDLQVFNRKEFVETLFS is encoded by the coding sequence ATGGGCTTATTTTCTTTCTTCTCATCTAAGGAACAAAAAGAGGAACTCGACAAAGGACTGGAAAAAACCAGACAGAGTGTATTTAGTAAACTTTCGAAAGCCGTTATCGGAAAGTCGAAAGTAGACGATGAAGTGCTGGATGAACTGGAAGAAGTGCTGGTTACTTCGGATGTGGGCGTGGAAACTACGCTGAAAATCATTGACCGGATTGAAGCCCGTGTGGCCCGCGATAAATATTTGGGCGTAGATGAACTAAACCGGATTCTGAAAGAGGAGATCGTCGCACTTTTGCAGGAAAATAACAGCGGTGACGGTGCAGACTTTGAATTGCCTGCTGATAAAAAACCTTACGTGATTATGGTGGTCGGTGTGAATGGTGTCGGAAAAACGACAACCATCGGCAAGCTGGCTTATAACTTTAAACGGGCAGGCAAAAAAGTGGTGCTGGGGGCTTCGGATACTTTCCGTGCAGCGGCTGTGGAGCAGCTTAAGATTTGGTCAGAACGGGTTGGAGTTCCTGTTGTAAGTCAGGGCATGGGGGCCGATCCGGCTTCGGTGGCTTACGATACCGTGAAATCAGCTTTGGCACAGGATGCCGATGTGGCTATTATTGATACTGCCGGACGATTGCACAACAAGGTGAACCTGATGAATGAGCTTTCGAAAATCAAACGGGTAATGCAAAAACTGATTCCGGATGCGCCCCACGAGATTTTACTGGTGCTGGATGCTTCTACCGGACAAAATGCCATAGAACAGGCCCGGCAGTTTATTGCGGCTACCGAAGTGAACGCCATTGCGCTGACCAAGCTGGACGGAACTGCAAAAGGCGGGGTGGTCATCGGTATTTCCGATATGTTTAAAATCCCGGTAAAATATATTGGTGTTGGCGAAAAAATGGAAGATCTCCAGGTGTTTAACCGGAAAGAATTTGTGGAAACCCTGTTTTCCTGA
- the rimO gene encoding 30S ribosomal protein S12 methylthiotransferase RimO, which produces MVRKKKKQIVNVVTLGCSKNLVDSEVLMRQLDGRYEVVNDSNDPSDIMVINTCGFIADAKEESVDMILSAVEAKKAGELKKVIVTGCLSQRYKKELENEIDQVDAFFGVNDLPQILQTLEADYKKELLGERHLTTPSHYAYLKVSEGCDRHCSFCAIPLIRGQHVSKPFEEILEEAENLAGRGVKELLLIAQDLTYYGLDLYKKRRIAGLVEKLSEIKGIEWIRLHYAYPAGFPEDLLDIMRQNPKVCNYLDIPLQHINNRILQSMKRGLDEEKTRKLAYSWREKVPGMALRSTFIVGYPGETEAEFQQLLDFVKEMRFDRLGVFQYSPEEDTAAFLLPDDVPAKVKQEREDRLMELQQQIALELNEEKVGKTFRVLIDKKEGDFYVGRTEFDSPEVDNEVLIPVGDAPLQIGDFYPVKIERADFYDLYGTVEPGPQDLK; this is translated from the coding sequence ATGGTAAGAAAAAAGAAAAAGCAGATAGTGAATGTGGTTACACTGGGATGCTCAAAAAACCTGGTGGATTCGGAAGTGCTTATGCGGCAATTGGACGGCCGGTATGAGGTGGTTAACGATTCCAATGATCCGTCTGACATCATGGTGATTAACACCTGTGGCTTTATTGCAGATGCCAAAGAAGAATCGGTTGACATGATTTTGTCGGCTGTGGAAGCTAAAAAAGCCGGCGAACTGAAAAAAGTTATCGTTACCGGATGTCTTTCGCAGCGCTATAAAAAAGAACTGGAAAACGAGATTGACCAGGTGGATGCTTTTTTTGGTGTGAACGACCTGCCGCAGATCTTACAAACGCTGGAAGCAGATTATAAAAAAGAGCTGTTGGGTGAACGGCATCTGACCACACCGTCGCATTATGCTTATTTAAAAGTTTCGGAAGGATGTGACCGGCATTGTTCTTTTTGCGCCATTCCGCTGATCCGCGGGCAACATGTTTCCAAGCCTTTTGAAGAGATACTGGAAGAAGCAGAGAATCTGGCTGGTCGCGGCGTAAAAGAGCTGCTGCTCATTGCCCAGGATTTGACGTATTACGGACTGGATTTATACAAAAAACGCCGGATTGCCGGGTTGGTGGAAAAACTTTCGGAAATAAAAGGCATAGAGTGGATCCGGTTGCATTACGCGTATCCGGCCGGATTTCCTGAAGACTTGCTGGATATAATGCGTCAAAATCCGAAAGTTTGCAATTATCTGGATATCCCGTTGCAGCATATCAACAATCGGATTTTACAGTCGATGAAGCGCGGACTGGATGAAGAAAAAACCCGGAAGCTGGCTTATTCGTGGCGAGAAAAAGTGCCGGGCATGGCCTTGCGTTCCACATTTATTGTGGGATATCCGGGCGAAACGGAAGCCGAATTTCAGCAGTTGTTGGATTTTGTAAAAGAGATGCGGTTTGACCGTTTGGGGGTTTTTCAGTATTCTCCGGAAGAAGACACGGCTGCATTTCTCTTACCGGACGATGTCCCTGCCAAGGTGAAACAAGAACGGGAAGACCGCCTGATGGAATTGCAACAGCAAATTGCACTGGAACTGAATGAAGAAAAAGTCGGAAAAACGTTTCGGGTACTTATTGATAAAAAAGAAGGCGATTTTTATGTGGGGCGTACCGAGTTTGATTCCCCGGAAGTGGATAATGAAGTGTTGATCCCTGTTGGTGATGCTCCGCTGCAAATTGGCGATTTTTATCCGGTGAAAATTGAGCGGGCTGATTTTTACGATTTGTATGGTACAGTAGAACCGGGTCCACAAGATTTGAAATAA
- a CDS encoding GreA/GreB family elongation factor codes for MDKLELKNKLLAVCIARQQATAAELQHEVDETLRLSNEYGAPKDRYDPYRTKLMNQNNLFAQQLKQANTRLVTLQKIPTDKEIDTVEFGAIVITDKQKLFISVGMGKVELDGTVFYAISPRVPIFEAMRGKKAGDSFTFNGQTFRIEDVF; via the coding sequence ATGGACAAGTTGGAGTTGAAAAATAAGCTGTTAGCGGTGTGTATTGCCCGGCAGCAGGCAACGGCAGCAGAATTACAGCATGAAGTAGATGAAACACTGCGCCTTTCAAATGAATATGGTGCCCCAAAAGACCGGTATGATCCTTATCGTACCAAATTGATGAATCAGAATAATTTGTTTGCCCAACAATTAAAACAAGCTAACACCCGGTTGGTTACCCTGCAAAAGATTCCGACAGATAAGGAAATTGATACGGTTGAGTTTGGCGCCATAGTCATTACGGATAAACAAAAACTTTTTATTTCGGTGGGCATGGGAAAAGTAGAACTGGATGGTACAGTTTTTTATGCTATTTCACCCCGTGTTCCGATTTTCGAAGCCATGCGTGGCAAAAAAGCCGGTGACTCCTTTACCTTTAACGGACAAACCTTCCGGATTGAAGATGTGTTTTAA
- a CDS encoding enoyl-CoA hydratase/isomerase family protein, with amino-acid sequence MDNKILQTKLEEGILLVTISRPKAMNALNTQFFNEMDELIASVKNNPEVKVMVITGEGKAFVAGADIAEMVNKDQAEGEAFSRLGQNTFRSLEKLEIPVIAAVNGFALGGGMELTMACDFRIAGTKAKFGQPEVNLGLIPGYAGTQRLSRLTNLGTALYLLMTADMIDAVEALRIGLVQKVVEQENLMGEVMKIAKNIASKGPQAIKKVKDVARRGYEMSLDEGADLEAKAFGTLFGENSEGREGMSAFLEKRKPEWK; translated from the coding sequence ATGGACAATAAAATATTACAGACAAAACTCGAAGAGGGTATTTTGCTGGTAACCATCAGCCGGCCCAAAGCCATGAATGCGCTAAACACGCAGTTTTTTAATGAAATGGATGAGTTGATTGCCTCCGTAAAAAATAATCCTGAAGTCAAAGTGATGGTGATTACAGGCGAAGGAAAAGCTTTTGTTGCCGGAGCCGATATTGCTGAAATGGTAAATAAAGACCAGGCCGAAGGAGAAGCTTTTTCGCGGTTGGGACAAAACACTTTCCGGAGCCTTGAAAAGCTGGAAATTCCGGTGATTGCTGCGGTAAACGGCTTTGCTCTTGGCGGTGGAATGGAACTGACTATGGCCTGTGACTTTCGTATTGCCGGTACCAAAGCCAAATTTGGCCAGCCGGAAGTGAATCTTGGACTTATTCCGGGCTATGCCGGAACACAACGCCTTTCGCGACTTACTAATTTGGGAACGGCGTTGTATTTGTTAATGACTGCCGATATGATTGATGCGGTGGAAGCTTTGCGTATTGGATTGGTACAAAAGGTAGTAGAACAGGAAAACCTGATGGGTGAGGTAATGAAAATAGCTAAAAATATCGCATCCAAAGGGCCGCAGGCTATCAAAAAAGTAAAAGATGTTGCCCGCCGTGGCTACGAAATGAGCCTGGATGAAGGTGCTGACCTGGAAGCCAAAGCTTTTGGTACACTTTTCGGTGAAAACAGCGAAGGTCGCGAAGGAATGTCGGCTTTCCTGGAAAAGAGAAAACCTGAGTGGAAGTGA
- a CDS encoding 3-hydroxyacyl-CoA dehydrogenase family protein — protein MTYDERLQNVSVLGAAGKMGSGILLLTAVEMADRALLPENKGKTFVLNAIDVSDEGLAGLMNYLRVQVRKIAEKKTVWLRKMYADRDDLIENFDIIDEYIFDVMNIVRPTTAMAAAYGSTLVFEAVNEDRSLKVKLLSQIKQNNNKDVWFFTNTSSVPIHLIDEEAGLDGKVIGFHFYNPPAVQRLVELIRTDNTKDEVVEFAYAYAKNLKKIVVPSNDFAGFIGNGHFMRDGLHGIKEAETLSKEKNIPLYKAIYMINKITQEYLIRPMGIFQLMDYVGIDVMQFILNVMNPFVKDEDLHSDLLDKMMEQGVKGGQYSSGAQKDGFLKYKGGKPVAVWDIHKQEYVDIDSFKEECDEMLGELPESAVSWKSTLRMKNKEEAFTRFFNDLKALNTLGAQIAVNYGKRSKAIGEKLVSDKVANSIDDVNTVMLTGFFHAYGPVNNYFD, from the coding sequence ATGACCTACGACGAGAGATTACAAAATGTTTCGGTACTGGGTGCCGCCGGTAAAATGGGCAGTGGCATTTTGTTGCTGACAGCCGTGGAAATGGCTGACCGGGCACTACTACCTGAAAATAAAGGGAAAACATTCGTGCTAAATGCGATTGATGTTTCTGATGAAGGCCTGGCCGGTTTGATGAATTACCTCCGGGTTCAGGTACGGAAAATCGCGGAAAAGAAAACCGTATGGCTGCGTAAAATGTACGCTGACCGCGATGACCTCATTGAGAATTTTGATATTATCGACGAGTACATTTTTGATGTGATGAACATTGTCAGGCCCACCACGGCTATGGCAGCAGCTTATGGTTCTACGTTGGTTTTTGAAGCCGTCAATGAAGACCGCTCGCTGAAAGTGAAGCTGCTTTCGCAGATTAAACAAAACAACAACAAAGATGTTTGGTTTTTCACCAATACTTCTTCCGTACCGATTCATCTGATTGATGAAGAGGCCGGTTTGGATGGTAAGGTAATCGGTTTCCATTTTTATAATCCGCCGGCTGTACAAAGACTTGTGGAGCTGATTCGTACCGATAATACCAAAGACGAAGTGGTGGAATTTGCTTATGCTTATGCCAAAAACCTGAAAAAAATAGTTGTTCCGTCTAACGACTTTGCCGGTTTTATCGGAAACGGTCATTTTATGCGTGACGGATTGCATGGTATCAAAGAAGCCGAAACGCTGTCCAAAGAAAAAAATATACCGCTGTACAAAGCGATTTATATGATCAACAAGATTACACAGGAATATTTAATTCGTCCGATGGGTATTTTCCAGCTGATGGATTATGTGGGAATAGATGTGATGCAGTTTATCCTCAACGTGATGAATCCTTTTGTGAAAGATGAAGATTTGCACAGTGACTTGCTGGACAAAATGATGGAGCAGGGAGTTAAAGGCGGCCAGTACTCCAGTGGAGCCCAAAAAGATGGTTTCCTGAAATACAAAGGCGGAAAACCTGTGGCGGTATGGGATATTCATAAACAGGAATACGTAGATATTGATTCATTTAAAGAAGAGTGCGATGAAATGCTCGGTGAGCTTCCTGAATCAGCAGTTTCGTGGAAATCAACCTTGCGGATGAAGAACAAAGAAGAAGCTTTTACCCGGTTCTTTAACGATTTGAAAGCCTTGAATACCCTGGGTGCCCAAATTGCTGTGAACTACGGAAAACGTTCTAAAGCCATTGGCGAAAAACTGGTAAGCGACAAAGTGGCTAACAGTATTGATGATGTGAATACGGTGATGCTCACCGGATTTTTCCATGCTTACGGACCTGTTAATAATTATTTCGACTAA
- a CDS encoding thiolase C-terminal domain-containing protein: MKKLRKKVYMTAGYNTISLGTGRREFNPKKPRPGIEHYIKEAGQGVLSQIGGAQNVDESVIGNFMAGRFNKQGHIDGFIPMIDKDLSMKPAVRVEGACASGGLSLVTGIRHILAETSDVVLSLGVEVQNTVKAIYGADILALAGWFQRRKQGHAYFFPGQFSDRAGAYYEKYGYERTRKGMARWYANAIENARLDPTAQEYHNTNPDPYGTALKMKPNGKSFVDHLTVLDCSKVSDAASGITICSEEGLKRIGVDKKDAVEVVGFGHAVRDITTDPTDLTELETIKFAAHQALENAGITIDQVGTVETHDCFSIAGILAVEALGLAAKGEGADYVAEGKTGRNGELPFNTTGGLIGWGHPTGGTGVHQAVTIWQQLTGKAGKAQIKIDDNRPYGLTINMGGDDVTVTSIVFKRAE, encoded by the coding sequence ATGAAAAAGTTGAGAAAAAAAGTATATATGACAGCCGGTTATAACACCATCTCATTGGGAACCGGAAGAAGAGAATTTAACCCGAAAAAGCCCCGTCCGGGAATTGAACATTACATTAAAGAAGCCGGACAAGGTGTTTTGTCACAAATTGGTGGTGCACAAAATGTAGATGAATCGGTGATAGGAAACTTTATGGCCGGCCGGTTTAATAAACAAGGACATATTGACGGCTTTATTCCGATGATTGATAAAGACTTGTCGATGAAACCGGCCGTACGTGTAGAAGGTGCTTGTGCTTCCGGTGGACTTTCGCTGGTAACCGGAATTCGGCATATCCTTGCTGAAACATCGGATGTGGTGTTGTCGTTGGGTGTGGAAGTACAAAATACCGTAAAAGCGATTTATGGTGCGGATATTCTGGCTTTGGCCGGATGGTTTCAACGCCGTAAACAAGGGCATGCTTATTTTTTCCCGGGACAGTTTAGCGATCGTGCCGGGGCATATTACGAAAAGTACGGTTACGAACGTACCCGTAAAGGAATGGCTCGCTGGTATGCCAATGCCATTGAAAATGCACGGCTCGATCCGACGGCACAGGAATATCATAATACCAATCCGGACCCGTATGGAACCGCTTTGAAGATGAAACCCAACGGGAAAAGTTTTGTGGATCATTTGACGGTGCTCGACTGCTCCAAAGTTTCGGATGCCGCTTCCGGTATTACCATTTGTTCGGAAGAAGGACTGAAACGTATTGGCGTGGATAAAAAAGATGCCGTGGAAGTGGTCGGTTTTGGCCATGCCGTACGCGATATTACTACGGATCCTACTGATTTAACGGAATTGGAAACCATTAAGTTTGCCGCACACCAGGCGTTAGAGAATGCCGGGATTACCATTGACCAGGTAGGAACGGTAGAAACCCATGACTGTTTCTCCATTGCCGGTATTTTGGCGGTGGAAGCACTCGGACTGGCAGCTAAAGGCGAAGGTGCCGATTATGTGGCAGAAGGAAAAACCGGTCGGAATGGAGAACTTCCGTTTAATACCACCGGTGGACTTATTGGATGGGGACATCCTACCGGTGGAACCGGCGTACACCAGGCCGTAACCATTTGGCAACAGCTGACCGGAAAAGCCGGAAAAGCCCAGATTAAAATTGATGATAATCGTCCTTATGGATTAACCATCAATATGGGGGGCGATGATGTAACAGTGACTTCTATCGTTTTTAAACGAGCCGAATAG
- a CDS encoding valine--tRNA ligase, producing MEIPSKYNPAATEDKWYGYWLEKKYFHSEPDEREPYTVVIPPPNVTGVLHMGHMLNNTLQDVLVRRARMQGKNACWVPGTDHASIATEAKVVNKLKQEGIDKDDLSRDEFLAHAWEWKEKHGGIILEQLKKLGASCDWDRTRFTMDEALYESVIDVFIDLYEKGLIYRGVRMVNWDPQAQTAVSDEEVIHKEVQSKLYYLRYRVEGEDDFLTIATTRPETILGDTAVCVHPEDERFKKYVGKKVIVPLVNRPVPVIADEYVDREFGTGALKITPAHDVHDYEIGQKHHLESIDIFNDDGTMNEAAQLYVGKDRFAVRKEIVKDLEAAGSLVKVEDYVNSVGFSERTDAVIEPKLSMQWFLKMKELARPALEVVEKDEIKFHPAKFKNTYRHWMENVRDWNISRQLWWGQRIPVYYLPDGRFVVAKSVEEALEKARKQFDLPDLKPADLKQDEDVMDTWFSSWLWPISVFDGIRFPDNEEIRYYYPTNDLVTGPDIIFFWVARMIMAGLEYRKEIPFRNVYFTGIVRDKLGRKMSKTLGNSPDPLELIKKYGADGVRVGMLLTAPAGNDLPFDEALCEQGRNFSNKIWNALRLVKGWKADAALETPEHNKLAIAWFEDKLNETLAVIEKNFATYRISDALMATYKLIWDSFCSWYLEMVKPAYQQPIDGYTLEKTLAFFEALMKMLHPFMPFITEEIWHLLRDRQEGDDIIVASMPQSQPFDAENLKAFERAGQIILGIRNLRKEKNIPNKEKLELKVKAGETARCKFYPVVIKLGNLSGVETVDEKPDGVLVFTVGAQEFYVPLAESVDVEAEIKKIEEELNYTRGFLNSVMKKLSNERFVNNAPAAVVEKERKKQADAEARIKVLEEQLKGLR from the coding sequence ATGGAAATTCCCAGCAAATACAATCCGGCGGCCACGGAGGACAAGTGGTACGGCTATTGGTTAGAAAAGAAATATTTTCACTCGGAACCCGATGAGCGTGAGCCTTATACGGTGGTGATTCCGCCGCCGAACGTGACGGGAGTGCTGCACATGGGGCACATGCTGAACAATACGCTGCAGGATGTGCTGGTGCGCCGCGCCCGGATGCAGGGCAAAAATGCCTGCTGGGTGCCGGGAACCGACCATGCTTCGATTGCTACCGAAGCCAAAGTGGTGAACAAGCTGAAACAGGAAGGGATTGACAAAGACGACCTTTCGCGCGACGAGTTTCTGGCGCATGCCTGGGAATGGAAAGAAAAACACGGCGGCATTATCCTGGAACAACTGAAAAAGCTGGGGGCTTCGTGCGACTGGGACCGTACGCGGTTTACCATGGATGAAGCGCTGTATGAGTCGGTGATTGACGTGTTTATCGATCTGTACGAAAAAGGGCTGATTTACCGCGGTGTACGGATGGTGAACTGGGATCCGCAGGCGCAGACGGCCGTGTCGGACGAAGAGGTGATACACAAAGAGGTGCAGTCGAAACTGTACTACCTGCGTTACCGGGTGGAAGGCGAAGATGATTTTTTGACCATCGCTACCACGCGGCCGGAAACCATTTTGGGTGATACTGCCGTGTGTGTGCATCCGGAAGATGAGCGGTTTAAAAAATATGTGGGGAAAAAGGTTATCGTGCCGCTGGTTAACCGTCCGGTGCCGGTGATTGCCGACGAATATGTGGACCGTGAGTTTGGTACGGGGGCGCTGAAAATTACGCCGGCGCACGATGTGCACGACTACGAAATCGGCCAAAAACACCACCTGGAAAGCATCGACATTTTTAACGACGACGGCACCATGAACGAAGCAGCACAGCTGTACGTCGGCAAAGACCGCTTTGCTGTGCGGAAAGAGATTGTGAAAGACCTGGAAGCTGCCGGCAGTCTGGTGAAAGTAGAAGATTATGTGAACAGCGTGGGTTTTTCGGAACGTACGGATGCGGTGATTGAGCCGAAGCTTTCGATGCAGTGGTTTTTGAAGATGAAAGAGTTGGCGCGGCCGGCACTGGAAGTGGTGGAAAAAGATGAAATAAAATTTCACCCGGCCAAATTCAAAAATACTTACCGCCACTGGATGGAAAATGTGCGCGACTGGAACATTTCGCGGCAGCTTTGGTGGGGACAGCGTATTCCGGTGTACTACCTTCCCGACGGCCGTTTTGTGGTGGCCAAATCGGTGGAAGAAGCCCTGGAAAAAGCCCGTAAGCAATTTGACCTGCCCGACCTGAAACCGGCTGATTTAAAGCAGGATGAAGATGTGATGGATACCTGGTTTTCGTCGTGGTTGTGGCCTATCTCGGTATTTGACGGCATCCGCTTTCCCGACAACGAAGAAATTCGGTATTACTATCCGACCAACGATTTGGTCACGGGTCCGGACATCATCTTTTTCTGGGTGGCGCGCATGATTATGGCCGGACTGGAATACCGCAAAGAAATTCCGTTCAGAAATGTCTATTTCACGGGCATTGTGCGTGACAAGCTGGGACGTAAAATGTCGAAAACGCTGGGTAACTCGCCTGACCCGCTGGAACTGATAAAAAAATACGGTGCCGACGGGGTGCGTGTGGGCATGCTGCTGACGGCGCCGGCCGGTAACGACCTGCCGTTTGACGAAGCGTTGTGCGAGCAGGGACGGAATTTCAGCAACAAAATATGGAACGCCCTGCGGCTGGTGAAAGGCTGGAAAGCCGATGCTGCACTGGAAACACCTGAGCACAACAAACTGGCTATCGCCTGGTTTGAAGATAAGCTGAACGAAACGCTGGCCGTCATCGAAAAGAATTTTGCCACGTACCGTATTTCGGATGCGTTGATGGCTACCTATAAACTGATTTGGGACAGCTTCTGCAGTTGGTATCTCGAAATGGTGAAACCGGCATACCAGCAGCCGATTGATGGTTATACACTGGAAAAAACGCTGGCCTTTTTTGAAGCGCTGATGAAGATGTTGCATCCGTTTATGCCGTTTATTACGGAAGAAATCTGGCATCTGCTGCGCGACCGTCAGGAAGGCGATGATATTATTGTGGCTTCCATGCCGCAGTCGCAGCCTTTTGATGCCGAAAACCTGAAAGCCTTTGAGCGGGCCGGACAGATTATCCTCGGCATCCGTAACCTGCGGAAAGAGAAAAACATTCCGAACAAAGAAAAGCTGGAGCTGAAAGTGAAAGCCGGCGAAACGGCCCGTTGTAAATTTTATCCGGTGGTAATCAAGCTGGGCAACCTTTCGGGAGTGGAAACCGTGGACGAGAAACCTGATGGTGTACTGGTGTTTACGGTGGGGGCACAAGAGTTTTATGTGCCGCTGGCCGAAAGTGTAGATGTGGAAGCCGAAATCAAAAAAATTGAAGAGGAACTGAATTACACCCGCGGCTTTTTAAATTCGGTGATGAAAAAACTTTCCAACGAGCGTTTTGTCAACAACGCCCCGGCTGCCGTGGTGGAAAAAGAGCGTAAAAAACAGGCCGATGCCGAAGCACGGATAAAAGTGCTGGAAGAGCAGTTGAAGGGGCTGCGTTAA
- a CDS encoding transposase: protein MKGLDITFTAFIVWLYSRVSTFQVWLDLKGEENWIYPKKIIPLHDPTKVIVMDYSKTTNKQEVLEPGKIYHIYNKAISRDKLFIIEKDYFYFLKKLNRYILPVAHIVAYCLIPNHFHLLVIIKDEENIPVKSEKDKENKAQIVLKSFRNFFNSYTRSFNVIHHRKGRLFLYPYQRILVDDENYFICLMNYIHRNPVHHGFVKNYVDWKFSSYNAYLSKSPTHINREEGLSYFSSLDEFVLFHEENKSVPGMEKYYLE, encoded by the coding sequence ATGAAAGGGCTTGATATTACCTTTACCGCATTTATTGTATGGCTTTATTCCCGGGTTTCCACCTTTCAGGTCTGGCTCGACCTGAAAGGAGAAGAGAATTGGATTTATCCAAAGAAAATTATACCTTTACATGACCCTACTAAGGTTATTGTCATGGATTATTCCAAAACGACCAACAAACAGGAAGTACTTGAACCGGGCAAAATTTATCATATTTATAATAAAGCCATAAGTCGGGATAAGTTATTTATTATCGAAAAAGACTATTTCTATTTTTTAAAGAAATTAAACCGGTACATTTTGCCGGTAGCGCATATTGTTGCCTATTGTCTTATTCCAAATCATTTTCACTTACTGGTAATTATCAAAGATGAAGAAAATATTCCGGTGAAATCGGAAAAGGATAAGGAGAATAAAGCACAAATTGTTTTAAAATCATTTCGGAATTTTTTTAACAGTTATACAAGGTCTTTTAATGTCATCCATCACAGGAAAGGACGATTGTTTCTTTATCCTTACCAACGGATATTGGTTGATGATGAGAATTATTTTATCTGTCTGATGAATTATATCCACAGAAATCCGGTTCATCACGGGTTTGTTAAAAATTATGTTGATTGGAAATTTTCATCTTATAATGCCTATCTTTCCAAAAGTCCAACGCATATTAATCGTGAAGAAGGACTTTCTTATTTTTCTTCCCTTGACGAATTTGTTCTTTTCCATGAAGAGAATAAATCTGTCCCCGGAATGGAAAAATACTATTTGGAATAA